From a region of the Desulfovibrio desulfuricans genome:
- a CDS encoding superoxide dismutase family protein, which translates to MKRILLAACLAGCALGLGAQTVLAESVKVPVNKISSEGVGEAIGFVVFEDDGKGGMDIMVDVVGIPQGDHGMHVHENPSCAPAAKDGVNVAGLSAGGHYDPTHAGKHEGPGKHGHKGDLPLITADAQQNVKAKLHVTDLTTADIKGRSLMIHAGGDNYSDQPAPLGGGGARIACGVIK; encoded by the coding sequence ATGAAACGGATTCTGTTGGCCGCTTGTCTTGCGGGTTGCGCGCTCGGCTTGGGAGCGCAAACGGTATTGGCGGAAAGCGTTAAAGTTCCTGTGAACAAGATCAGCAGTGAAGGCGTTGGAGAGGCCATCGGCTTTGTTGTTTTTGAGGACGACGGCAAGGGCGGCATGGATATTATGGTTGATGTCGTCGGTATCCCTCAGGGCGACCACGGCATGCACGTGCATGAAAATCCTTCGTGCGCGCCCGCGGCCAAGGATGGCGTCAATGTGGCCGGTCTTTCCGCAGGGGGGCATTATGATCCCACACACGCTGGCAAACATGAAGGCCCCGGCAAGCATGGGCACAAGGGCGATCTGCCGCTTATAACCGCCGATGCCCAGCAAAATGTGAAGGCCAAGTTGCATGTGACTGATCTGACCACAGCCGACATCAAGGGGCGCTCGCTCATGATCCATGCTGGCGGCGACAACTATTCCGACCAGCCGGCTCCCCTTGGCGGCGGCGGGGCACGCATCGCCTGCGGCGTGATCAAGTAG
- a CDS encoding RlmE family RNA methyltransferase — protein sequence MKEYRDHYFLKAKRENYPARSVYKLKELDSKFRLLRPGQRVLDLGAAPGSWSMGAAEKVGMRGLVLACDIQSTETVFPPQVTFMQEDVFNRSAEFEAKLKELGPFDVVISDMAPRTTGTRFTDQARSLELTVEALAVACLHLKKGGSFVVKIFMGPDIQELLAPMRKAFDAVKSFKPKSSRAESKETFFVGLGFRGQAGTAPTAHVPGEAAGETSHEVADDAPPGI from the coding sequence ATGAAAGAATACCGTGATCATTATTTTCTGAAGGCCAAGCGCGAGAATTATCCCGCACGCTCGGTCTACAAGCTCAAGGAGCTGGACTCCAAGTTCCGCCTGCTGCGCCCCGGCCAGCGGGTTCTCGACCTTGGCGCCGCCCCTGGATCGTGGTCCATGGGCGCTGCGGAAAAGGTCGGGATGCGTGGACTCGTGCTCGCCTGCGACATTCAGAGCACCGAAACGGTGTTTCCGCCGCAGGTCACATTCATGCAGGAAGACGTGTTCAACCGCTCGGCCGAGTTTGAAGCAAAACTCAAGGAGCTGGGGCCGTTTGACGTTGTCATCAGCGACATGGCCCCGCGCACAACGGGTACGCGCTTTACGGATCAGGCCCGTTCGCTTGAGCTTACGGTTGAGGCATTGGCTGTAGCCTGCCTGCACCTTAAAAAGGGCGGCAGTTTTGTGGTCAAAATTTTTATGGGGCCAGATATTCAGGAGCTGCTCGCGCCCATGCGCAAGGCTTTTGATGCGGTCAAATCGTTCAAGCCCAAAAGCTCGCGGGCCGAAAGCAAGGAAACATTTTTTGTCGGCCTTGGTTTTCGTGGTCAGGCGGGCACTGCCCCAACGGCGCATGTGCCGGGCGAAGCCGCCGGAGAAACTTCACACGAAGTTGCCGACGACGCGCCGCCGGGTATATAA
- a CDS encoding YebC/PmpR family DNA-binding transcriptional regulator produces the protein MSGHSKWANIQHRKGRQDAKRGKIFTKAAKEIIIAAKGGGDPVGNSRLRAAIAAAKAVNLPKDKIEAAIRKGTGEDAGGDLTETFYEGYGPNGIAIMVEVATDNKNRTVAEVRHLFTKHGGAMGENGSVGWMFDRKGVIAVDKAAYPEDKIMEAALEAGADDVIDDDDVWTIHTAMADFTSVRDALEAAGIAMQEAELAMIPQNLVAVSAEVGMKVLRLMDALDDNDDVQNVYANADFPDDMPTD, from the coding sequence ATGTCAGGTCACAGTAAATGGGCCAATATCCAGCACCGTAAGGGTCGCCAGGACGCCAAGCGCGGCAAGATTTTCACCAAGGCCGCCAAAGAAATCATCATCGCAGCCAAGGGCGGCGGTGACCCTGTGGGCAACTCCCGCCTGCGCGCAGCCATTGCCGCCGCCAAGGCCGTCAATCTGCCCAAGGACAAGATTGAGGCAGCCATCCGCAAGGGTACGGGTGAAGACGCAGGCGGCGACCTGACAGAAACCTTCTACGAAGGCTACGGGCCCAACGGCATCGCCATCATGGTGGAAGTTGCCACTGACAACAAAAACCGCACCGTGGCCGAAGTTCGCCACCTTTTCACCAAGCATGGCGGGGCCATGGGTGAAAACGGCAGCGTGGGCTGGATGTTTGACCGCAAGGGCGTTATCGCCGTGGACAAGGCAGCCTACCCCGAAGACAAAATTATGGAAGCCGCTCTTGAAGCCGGCGCAGACGATGTCATCGACGATGATGACGTGTGGACAATCCACACCGCCATGGCCGATTTCACCTCGGTGCGCGATGCGCTGGAAGCTGCCGGCATTGCCATGCAGGAAGCCGAACTGGCCATGATTCCGCAGAATCTTGTGGCTGTGAGCGCCGAAGTGGGCATGAAGGTGCTGCGCCTCATGGACGCGCTGGACGACAATGACGACGTTCAGAATGTCTATGCCAACGCGGACTTCCCCGACGATATGCCCACTGACTAA